One genomic segment of Mycolicibacterium gilvum includes these proteins:
- the eccA gene encoding type VII secretion AAA-ATPase EccA, with amino-acid sequence MTEHLASVFGTAVGLLPTAQAKSLELFTEITTFDETACDAWVGRIRCGDTDRVTMFRAWYSRNNFGQLASAAEMSMNSLGARVPIGGMFGDITYPVNSPLAITLSFAVSEAAVGNYADAIEALEGAPASGGEHLVSWVKAVIYAAAERWTDVVDEVRTAAASWPDKFLVGAALVAHGVAAANLGLFTEAERLLVEANSGPAGQACSRVIAWYSAMAYRGLGNEEAAVRLLEWLQASHPTPEVAAALKDPGFRLQTTSGEKIASRRDPWDPDSAEADNSGRETLLAEAQSELDRQIGLTRVKEQIERYRAATQMAKVRAARGMKVAQASKHMIFTGPPGTGKTTIARVVANILAGLGVIGEPKLIETSRKDFVAEYEGQSAVKTARTIDRAMDGVLFIDEAYTLVQERDGRADPFGTEALDTLLARMENDRDRLVVIIAGYSNDIDRLLESNDGLRSRFATRIEFEPYAPQEIVDIAKVIAAGNDSSLSEDAAKHVLEAATLLTQSTSNGKPALDVAGNGRYARQLVEAGEQNRDMRLSRSLDFDNLDVETLSEITGDDIAAAIASVHARLNISG; translated from the coding sequence ATGACCGAACATCTGGCAAGCGTCTTCGGCACCGCCGTGGGACTGCTGCCCACCGCGCAGGCCAAGTCGCTCGAACTGTTCACCGAGATCACGACGTTCGACGAGACCGCCTGTGACGCCTGGGTGGGGCGGATCCGCTGCGGCGACACCGACCGCGTCACGATGTTCCGAGCCTGGTACTCGCGCAACAACTTCGGCCAGCTCGCCAGCGCCGCGGAGATGTCGATGAACAGCCTGGGCGCCAGGGTGCCGATAGGCGGAATGTTCGGCGACATCACGTATCCGGTGAACTCGCCGCTGGCCATCACGCTGAGCTTCGCGGTCAGCGAGGCGGCCGTCGGCAACTACGCGGATGCGATCGAAGCCCTGGAAGGGGCGCCGGCGTCCGGCGGCGAACATCTGGTGTCCTGGGTGAAGGCCGTCATCTACGCCGCGGCCGAACGCTGGACCGATGTCGTCGACGAGGTGCGCACCGCTGCGGCGTCGTGGCCGGACAAGTTCCTGGTGGGCGCCGCACTCGTCGCGCACGGTGTGGCCGCGGCCAACCTCGGCCTGTTCACCGAGGCCGAGCGGCTTCTGGTGGAGGCCAATTCGGGCCCTGCGGGCCAGGCCTGCAGCCGGGTGATCGCGTGGTATTCGGCGATGGCCTACCGCGGACTCGGCAACGAAGAGGCCGCGGTGCGTCTGCTCGAGTGGCTTCAAGCCTCCCATCCGACGCCTGAAGTCGCTGCCGCGCTGAAGGATCCGGGGTTCCGGTTGCAGACGACATCGGGGGAGAAGATCGCCTCGCGCCGAGACCCTTGGGATCCCGACAGCGCGGAGGCGGACAACTCGGGGCGGGAGACGCTGCTGGCCGAGGCGCAGTCCGAACTGGACCGCCAGATCGGACTGACCCGCGTCAAGGAGCAGATCGAGCGATACCGGGCGGCCACGCAGATGGCGAAAGTGCGCGCGGCCAGGGGAATGAAGGTCGCCCAGGCGTCCAAGCACATGATCTTCACCGGTCCGCCCGGCACCGGAAAGACGACGATCGCGCGGGTGGTGGCCAACATCCTGGCGGGCCTCGGGGTGATCGGTGAGCCCAAACTGATCGAGACGTCCCGCAAGGATTTCGTCGCCGAGTACGAGGGACAGTCCGCGGTCAAGACCGCACGCACCATCGATCGGGCCATGGACGGGGTCCTGTTCATCGACGAGGCGTACACACTCGTGCAGGAGCGCGACGGGCGCGCCGATCCGTTCGGCACCGAGGCCCTCGACACACTGCTGGCCCGGATGGAGAACGACAGGGACAGGCTCGTGGTCATCATCGCCGGCTACAGCAACGACATCGACCGCCTGCTGGAGAGCAACGACGGACTGCGGTCGAGGTTCGCGACCCGCATCGAGTTCGAGCCCTATGCACCGCAGGAGATCGTCGACATCGCCAAAGTCATTGCCGCCGGCAATGACTCGAGCCTCAGCGAGGACGCCGCCAAGCACGTCCTGGAAGCCGCGACACTGTTGACGCAGAGCACGTCCAACGGCAAACCTGCGCTCGACGTCGCCGGCAACGGCCGCTACGCGCGCCAACTGGTCGAGGCGGGCGAGCAGAACCGGGACATGCGGCTGTCCCGCTCGCTGGATTTCGACAACCTCGACGTCGAGACGCTCAGCGAGATCACCGGCGACGACATCGCGGCGGCCATCGCCTCGGTGCACGCCCGACTGAACATCAGCGGGTGA
- the eccCa gene encoding type VII secretion protein EccCa, with protein sequence MTTRKFTPIIKRGPRLTPGEINVAPPEDLGVDIPPSGMQKALPWVMGGCMLGMIAILIFGGLRNFSPYMLMMPMMVVMGAVGMMASGGSGGKKVPEINADRKEYLRYLAGLRTRVTSSAAAQVSFFNYHAPHPDDLLSIVGTHRQWSRAANHDFYAATRIGLGSEPAVDRLLKPAVGAELAGPAGAPQPHLEPVSHMWVTKFLRTHGLIHDCPKLVQLKTFPTIAVGGDSEGAAGLLTAMICHLAVFHPPDMLQMRVLTDNPEDPVWAWLKWLPHLQHQTDTDAAGATRMVFTRTDGLSDLAARGPHTADATPSGPYVVVIDLTGGRAGFPMDGRSGVTVLTLGNHRSTYRIRVDAGDGTADDKLPGASFRLVAGEVDRMSPAQAERLARKLAGWSITGTIIDKGTRVQKKVATEWHEIVGAQSVEEVTPARWRMFTDTDRDRLRIPFGHELKTGDVMYLDIKEGAEFGAGPHGMLIGTTGSGKSEFLRTLILSLAATHHPDQINLLLTDFKGGSTFLGMEKLPHTAAVVTNMEEEAELVSRMGEVLTGELDRRQSILRQAGIQVGAAGALSGVAEYEKHRERGADLPPLPTLFVVVDEFAELLQNHPDFIGLFDRICRVGRSLRVHLLLATQSLNTGGTRIDKLEPNLTYRIALRTTSSAESKAVIGTPEAQYITNKESGVGFLRVGMEDPVKFQSVYTGTPYVPTVVGAGDDDAPRAHADSGIRIHPFTTAPIADATVTA encoded by the coding sequence ATGACCACACGCAAATTCACTCCGATCATCAAGCGCGGGCCGCGCCTGACGCCCGGTGAGATCAACGTCGCTCCGCCCGAGGACCTCGGCGTCGACATTCCGCCGTCGGGAATGCAGAAGGCCCTGCCGTGGGTGATGGGCGGCTGCATGCTCGGCATGATCGCGATCCTGATCTTCGGCGGCCTGCGCAACTTCTCGCCGTACATGCTGATGATGCCGATGATGGTCGTGATGGGCGCGGTCGGCATGATGGCCAGCGGCGGAAGCGGCGGTAAGAAGGTGCCGGAGATCAACGCCGACCGCAAGGAGTATCTGCGGTACCTGGCCGGTCTGCGGACGCGCGTCACATCCTCGGCGGCGGCACAGGTGTCGTTCTTCAACTACCACGCCCCGCATCCCGACGATCTGCTGTCGATCGTCGGGACGCATCGCCAGTGGTCGCGCGCGGCCAACCACGACTTCTACGCGGCCACCCGCATCGGCCTGGGGTCTGAGCCCGCTGTCGACCGTCTGCTCAAACCCGCGGTCGGCGCCGAACTCGCCGGCCCGGCGGGGGCACCCCAGCCGCATCTGGAACCGGTCAGCCACATGTGGGTGACCAAGTTCCTGCGCACCCACGGCCTCATCCATGACTGCCCGAAGTTGGTCCAGCTCAAGACGTTCCCGACGATCGCCGTCGGTGGCGACAGTGAGGGGGCGGCCGGGTTGCTCACCGCGATGATCTGCCATCTGGCGGTGTTCCATCCGCCGGACATGCTGCAGATGCGAGTGCTGACCGACAATCCCGAGGATCCGGTCTGGGCATGGTTGAAGTGGTTACCCCACCTGCAGCACCAGACCGACACCGACGCCGCGGGTGCGACCAGGATGGTGTTCACCCGCACCGACGGTCTCAGCGATCTGGCCGCGCGCGGCCCGCACACCGCGGATGCGACCCCGAGTGGCCCGTACGTCGTCGTCATCGACCTGACCGGTGGCCGGGCGGGGTTCCCGATGGACGGCCGGTCCGGGGTGACGGTGCTGACCCTGGGCAATCACCGGTCGACCTATCGCATCAGGGTCGACGCCGGTGACGGCACGGCAGACGACAAGCTGCCCGGTGCGTCGTTCCGTCTGGTGGCCGGTGAGGTGGACCGGATGTCACCGGCACAGGCCGAACGGCTTGCGCGCAAGCTCGCCGGATGGTCGATCACCGGGACCATCATCGACAAGGGCACCCGGGTGCAGAAGAAGGTCGCGACCGAGTGGCACGAGATCGTCGGCGCGCAGTCTGTCGAGGAGGTGACGCCGGCGCGGTGGCGGATGTTCACCGACACCGACCGCGACCGGCTGCGGATCCCGTTCGGGCATGAGCTCAAGACCGGCGACGTGATGTACCTCGACATCAAGGAGGGCGCAGAGTTCGGCGCCGGTCCCCACGGGATGCTCATCGGCACAACGGGTTCGGGAAAATCGGAGTTCCTGCGGACCCTGATCCTGTCGTTGGCGGCGACGCATCACCCTGACCAGATCAACCTGCTGCTGACCGATTTCAAGGGTGGTTCGACCTTCCTGGGCATGGAGAAGCTGCCGCACACCGCGGCGGTGGTGACGAACATGGAGGAAGAGGCGGAGTTGGTCAGCCGCATGGGGGAGGTCCTCACCGGGGAACTCGACCGCAGGCAGTCGATCCTGCGCCAGGCCGGGATCCAGGTTGGGGCGGCGGGCGCACTCTCCGGTGTTGCCGAGTACGAGAAGCACCGGGAACGCGGCGCCGACCTGCCGCCACTGCCGACGCTGTTCGTCGTCGTCGACGAGTTCGCCGAGTTGCTGCAGAATCATCCGGATTTCATCGGGTTGTTCGATCGGATCTGCCGCGTCGGACGGTCGCTGCGGGTGCATCTGTTGCTGGCCACCCAGTCGCTGAACACCGGCGGCACCAGGATCGACAAGCTCGAGCCGAACCTGACCTACCGAATCGCCCTGCGCACCACCAGCTCCGCTGAGTCCAAAGCGGTGATCGGGACGCCGGAGGCGCAGTACATCACCAACAAGGAGAGCGGTGTCGGCTTCCTGCGGGTCGGGATGGAGGACCCGGTGAAGTTCCAGAGCGTCTACACCGGCACCCCGTACGTCCCGACGGTGGTCGGAGCCGGGGACGACGATGCGCCCCGAGCGCACGCAGACAGCGGAATCCGTATCCACCCGTTCACCACGGCCCCCATCGCCGACGCGACGGTGACCGCATGA
- a CDS encoding WXG100 family type VII secretion target has translation MALAYNFAGIDNNAGEIMGAVGRTEGLLQEGQGSLARLSAVWGGTASDAYVAVQNRWDSSSNELNMALKSLANAIAQAGHDMGATEMRNQGKFA, from the coding sequence ATGGCACTCGCTTACAACTTCGCCGGCATCGACAACAACGCCGGGGAGATCATGGGTGCGGTCGGTCGCACCGAAGGCCTGCTGCAAGAGGGCCAGGGATCCCTCGCCCGCCTGTCGGCGGTGTGGGGCGGAACCGCTTCGGACGCCTACGTCGCGGTCCAGAACCGTTGGGACAGCAGCTCGAACGAGCTGAACATGGCGCTCAAAAGCCTGGCGAACGCGATCGCCCAAGCCGGCCACGACATGGGCGCCACCGAAATGCGCAACCAGGGAAAGTTCGCCTGA
- a CDS encoding MinD/ParA family ATP-binding protein codes for MSADYDRLFHSPDAVRTADEDSERDIPPSVRDNAPPLGSPPASEATPPPIPVAPPRTQAAQQVPPPSWQAETPGHAGNQHHAVHHPAPQRVPNNGMMRAPQASPQGARHEQRAAPPPPARPIPAPPPSHSYAESSDQRAAAQPPQPSAASMGNHRAIDALSHVGVRSAVKMPSQRGWRHWLYVTTRINLGLSPDEVYELDLFTRIRRNARDSYQIGVFGLKGGVGKTAVTVALGSALSNIRGDRILAIDADPDGGNLADRAGRQSAATIADLLSDQELSRYNDIRAYTSMNSSNLEVLSSEEYSAARREFNDDDWRAATDIVSRYYNLVLADCGAGLFQPGARGVLSTVSGLVIVASASIDGARQAAITMDWLRQNGYQDLLGRSCVVINHVTPGKPNIDVEDLVQQFERHVPAGRVIVLPWDKHIAAGTEIQLGLLGKAFRRRVVELAAALSDDFDRLERR; via the coding sequence ATGTCGGCCGACTATGACCGGCTCTTCCACTCCCCGGACGCTGTCCGAACGGCCGACGAGGACTCGGAGCGCGACATCCCGCCGTCCGTCCGTGACAACGCGCCGCCTCTGGGGAGCCCGCCGGCGAGCGAGGCGACACCTCCGCCGATCCCGGTGGCACCGCCACGGACCCAGGCCGCGCAGCAGGTCCCGCCGCCGTCATGGCAGGCCGAAACCCCCGGCCACGCGGGCAATCAGCATCACGCGGTGCACCATCCGGCCCCGCAGCGCGTCCCGAACAACGGCATGATGCGTGCGCCGCAGGCGTCGCCGCAGGGGGCCCGCCACGAGCAGCGTGCGGCACCCCCGCCCCCCGCGCGCCCCATTCCGGCACCGCCGCCCTCGCACTCCTACGCCGAGAGCAGCGACCAGCGGGCGGCTGCCCAGCCACCGCAGCCCTCGGCCGCCTCCATGGGCAATCACCGTGCCATCGACGCCCTGTCGCATGTCGGGGTGCGCTCGGCGGTGAAGATGCCGTCACAACGCGGATGGCGGCACTGGCTGTACGTGACGACACGCATCAACCTGGGCCTCTCGCCCGATGAGGTGTACGAACTCGACCTGTTCACCCGGATCCGGCGAAATGCGCGCGACTCCTACCAGATCGGCGTGTTCGGGCTCAAAGGCGGTGTCGGCAAGACGGCCGTGACGGTCGCTCTGGGATCGGCGTTGTCGAACATCCGTGGCGACCGCATCCTGGCCATCGACGCCGACCCCGACGGCGGAAATCTCGCGGACCGGGCCGGGCGGCAGTCGGCGGCGACCATCGCCGACCTCCTCTCCGATCAAGAGCTGAGCCGCTACAACGACATTCGCGCCTACACGAGCATGAACTCGTCGAATCTCGAAGTGCTGTCCTCCGAGGAGTACAGCGCGGCGAGGCGGGAGTTCAACGACGACGACTGGCGCGCCGCCACCGACATCGTCTCGCGCTACTACAATCTGGTGCTGGCCGACTGCGGCGCAGGGCTTTTCCAGCCGGGCGCTCGGGGGGTGCTTTCCACGGTATCGGGGCTGGTAATCGTCGCCAGCGCGTCGATCGACGGTGCCCGGCAGGCCGCCATCACCATGGACTGGTTGCGCCAGAACGGCTATCAGGATCTGCTCGGACGGTCGTGCGTGGTCATCAACCACGTGACCCCGGGTAAACCGAACATCGACGTCGAGGATCTCGTGCAGCAATTCGAGCGGCACGTTCCTGCAGGACGAGTCATCGTCCTGCCGTGGGACAAACACATCGCGGCGGGCACCGAAATCCAGCTCGGGCTGCTGGGCAAGGCGTTCCGCCGCCGGGTGGTGGAACTGGCCGCCGCGCTCTCCGACGATTTCGACAGGCTCGAACGGCGTTGA
- a CDS encoding WXG100 family type VII secretion target has translation MTSPGMEADTPQLVIEAGNFDRISGDLTAILGSVQGTAEVLKVDLAGGSSGPAVQAALTRFSEAAHQQIQLLNEISENIHTSGIEYDTADQHNADALAAEIARNL, from the coding sequence ATGACATCACCGGGTATGGAGGCGGATACCCCGCAGTTGGTGATCGAGGCAGGGAACTTCGACCGGATCTCCGGCGACCTGACCGCGATTCTCGGCTCGGTGCAGGGCACGGCGGAGGTTCTCAAGGTTGACCTCGCGGGCGGATCGTCGGGTCCCGCGGTGCAGGCCGCGCTGACACGATTCTCTGAGGCCGCACACCAGCAGATCCAGCTGCTCAACGAGATCTCGGAGAACATCCACACCAGCGGCATCGAGTACGACACGGCTGATCAGCACAACGCCGACGCCCTCGCCGCCGAAATCGCACGCAACCTCTGA
- a CDS encoding PPE family protein — protein MANIGIPVPPSWVAFPPEINTSRLQAGAGAVPMLQAAAGWEAFAISLETQADELASSLASLSQNWQGMASERAVTAAMPMVLWLRMLSLQAQKRALQASAQASSWTVAATGTPQLPEIELNHVTNATLHATNFLGVNGIPIALNEADYIRMWNQAAAVMTAYETETVLNTTFEPVAPPKPIAVPPGSEAAFAGAMSGAVPGTGEAVMRNAIISKVSSTAKLDTANQIAGRAEGTLRGVVDRAGSHAEKSQGLEQAPQQGMQMGMQMASQLGSTLGQMPQQMMQGVTQPFQQLTQPLQQMSSLFGGMMNGDKGAQIGMVGATPFSNHPAIGGTGPATGSGLVRAASLPGAGGSAPQTPLMSNLVGSGLQPTSPVAVGAGAGPGAGVGLAPVGTGGGMGAGGPMGMFGQRGKSGGNKPGLNAPVPLDHDLGEDEDDEW, from the coding sequence ATGGCCAACATCGGTATCCCCGTCCCGCCGTCTTGGGTGGCGTTTCCGCCCGAGATCAATACCTCGCGCCTCCAGGCGGGGGCCGGCGCGGTACCGATGCTGCAGGCCGCGGCAGGGTGGGAGGCCTTCGCCATCTCGCTGGAGACCCAGGCCGACGAACTGGCCTCCAGCCTGGCGTCGCTGTCCCAGAACTGGCAGGGCATGGCCAGTGAGCGGGCCGTGACGGCGGCCATGCCGATGGTGCTGTGGCTGCGGATGCTGTCGCTGCAGGCGCAGAAGCGCGCCCTGCAGGCCTCGGCGCAGGCCAGTTCGTGGACCGTCGCGGCGACGGGCACGCCGCAGTTGCCCGAGATCGAACTGAACCACGTCACGAACGCGACGCTGCATGCCACCAATTTCCTCGGTGTGAACGGGATTCCGATCGCGCTCAACGAGGCCGACTACATCCGGATGTGGAATCAGGCGGCGGCGGTGATGACCGCGTATGAAACCGAGACGGTTCTGAACACCACGTTCGAGCCGGTGGCGCCGCCGAAGCCGATCGCGGTACCGCCGGGTTCCGAGGCGGCTTTCGCCGGTGCGATGTCCGGTGCCGTGCCCGGCACGGGTGAGGCCGTCATGCGCAACGCGATCATCTCGAAGGTCAGTTCCACCGCGAAGCTCGACACCGCGAACCAGATCGCCGGCCGTGCCGAGGGCACTCTGCGCGGGGTCGTCGACCGGGCCGGTTCGCACGCGGAGAAGAGCCAGGGACTGGAGCAAGCGCCCCAGCAGGGGATGCAGATGGGCATGCAGATGGCATCCCAGTTGGGTTCGACGCTGGGCCAGATGCCGCAGCAGATGATGCAGGGCGTCACCCAGCCGTTCCAGCAGCTGACCCAGCCGCTGCAGCAGATGTCGTCACTGTTCGGCGGAATGATGAACGGCGACAAAGGAGCTCAGATCGGGATGGTGGGGGCGACGCCGTTCTCGAACCATCCCGCGATCGGGGGGACAGGGCCGGCGACCGGGTCGGGCTTGGTCCGGGCGGCGTCGCTGCCCGGTGCAGGAGGCTCCGCGCCTCAGACACCGCTGATGTCCAACCTCGTCGGATCCGGCCTGCAGCCCACCAGCCCGGTCGCGGTGGGCGCGGGGGCCGGTCCGGGCGCCGGAGTCGGACTGGCTCCCGTCGGCACCGGTGGCGGCATGGGCGCGGGCGGACCCATGGGCATGTTCGGCCAACGCGGAAAGAGCGGCGGCAACAAGCCGGGGCTGAACGCACCGGTGCCGTTGGATCACGATCTCGGCGAAGACGAGGACGACGAATGGTGA
- the eccB gene encoding type VII secretion protein EccB — MAGFRLTTKVQVSGWRFLLRRVEHAIVRRDTRMFDDPLQFYSRAVSAGIVIAVLICLGAVLLAYFKPLGKRGDDTLLVDRTTNQLYLVLPDSSQLRPVYNLTSARLILGEGKTPVAVKSDELDRMPKGLPVGIPGAPYATAVSAFSESQWSLCDTVVKPDSVAPAVESSVLVTPLALDASVGAMRPEQGMLVTYKDRTWLVTPQGRHLIDMADRAVTSAVGIPVTARAAPISEGLFNALPDEGPWRLPDIPGAGTPNTVGLPPALVIGSVFVTVTDMGEQTDEQGYVVLPSGVAKVNSTTAAALRATNSYGLIEPPSMESSVVARIPEQVYTSPLPDRPMDVLGRQEVPTLCWSWQRVAGDQAPKMTVIAGRRLPLPPSALATGIDQISGDATVYVDGGQYIQLQSPEPRYGENLYYIDPQGVRYGLPDQETAARLGLSAPRTAPWEVVSLLVDGPVLSQQAALIEHDTLPPNPHPRRAGGGAAAPATLGGGG; from the coding sequence GTGGCAGGTTTCCGGCTCACCACCAAGGTGCAGGTCAGTGGATGGCGCTTTCTGCTGCGTCGTGTCGAGCATGCGATCGTCCGGCGCGACACACGCATGTTCGACGATCCGCTGCAGTTCTACAGCCGCGCCGTGTCGGCGGGCATCGTGATCGCGGTCCTGATCTGTCTGGGCGCGGTGCTGCTGGCCTACTTCAAACCGTTGGGTAAGCGCGGTGACGACACGCTTCTGGTGGACCGCACGACGAATCAGCTCTATCTGGTGCTGCCGGACAGCAGCCAGTTGCGGCCCGTCTACAACCTGACCTCGGCCCGACTCATCCTCGGAGAAGGCAAGACGCCCGTCGCGGTGAAGTCCGATGAGCTCGACAGGATGCCGAAGGGCCTGCCCGTCGGGATCCCGGGCGCCCCGTACGCGACGGCGGTCTCTGCGTTTTCGGAATCCCAATGGAGCCTGTGCGATACCGTCGTCAAACCCGACAGCGTCGCGCCGGCGGTCGAATCCTCGGTGCTGGTGACCCCGTTGGCCCTGGACGCTTCCGTCGGTGCGATGCGCCCCGAGCAGGGCATGCTGGTGACCTATAAGGACCGGACGTGGCTGGTCACCCCGCAGGGACGCCATCTGATCGACATGGCCGACCGTGCCGTAACCTCCGCGGTCGGTATCCCGGTGACCGCCAGGGCGGCGCCGATATCGGAAGGCCTGTTCAACGCCCTGCCGGACGAGGGTCCGTGGCGGCTGCCCGACATCCCCGGCGCAGGGACGCCCAACACAGTGGGTCTGCCACCGGCGCTGGTGATCGGGTCGGTGTTCGTGACCGTCACCGACATGGGTGAGCAGACTGATGAACAGGGTTACGTCGTGCTGCCCAGCGGGGTTGCGAAGGTCAACAGCACCACCGCTGCTGCGTTGCGGGCCACCAACTCCTACGGGTTGATCGAGCCGCCGTCGATGGAGTCCAGCGTGGTGGCGCGGATACCCGAGCAGGTGTACACCTCGCCGTTGCCCGACCGGCCGATGGATGTGCTCGGGCGGCAAGAGGTTCCGACGCTGTGCTGGTCCTGGCAGCGCGTCGCCGGCGACCAGGCGCCGAAGATGACGGTGATCGCCGGGAGACGGCTGCCGCTGCCACCGTCTGCCCTGGCGACGGGAATCGACCAGATCTCCGGGGATGCGACGGTATACGTCGACGGAGGGCAGTACATCCAATTGCAGTCCCCCGAGCCGAGATACGGCGAGAACCTCTACTACATCGATCCGCAGGGTGTCCGGTACGGGCTGCCGGATCAGGAGACCGCGGCGCGACTCGGGCTGAGCGCACCGCGCACCGCACCCTGGGAGGTGGTGAGTCTGCTGGTCGACGGACCGGTGCTGTCGCAACAGGCGGCGCTGATCGAACACGACACTCTGCCGCCGAATCCCCACCCGCGCAGGGCCGGTGGCGGCGCCGCCGCACCGGCGACTCTTGGAGGCGGAGGATGA
- the eccCb gene encoding type VII secretion protein EccCb, which yields MSIDSGQKVLREVVLEQLTTADNHAYRMWLPPLADPTPVNELVTRDYDRRPLRVGLGIMDEPRRHRQEVWGVDLTTAAGNIAIGGAPQTGKSTLLQTLILSAAASHTPRQIQFYCVDMGGGGLMYVEDLPHVGGVATRAEPDRVNRVVAEVKAVLRQREQTFKQYRVGSVADYRAMREDPSHPASADPFGDVFLVIDGWPAFAAEFDALEAAVQDIAGQGLAYGVHTVISTPRWTELRARIRDYLGTKIEFRLGDVNETQIDRITREIPVNRPGRAVSTEKHHLMIGVPRLDGVHSAEGLVPAMTAAVKEIAARHTDEAPPVRVLPSRIHLRDLDQSPPGPDADYRTRWTIPVGLREADLTVAHNHMYSTPHQLIFGAPKSGKTTIAHAVARAICARNSPKQVRFMIADYRSGLLEAVPETHLLPAGAINRNQGTLEESIKALAIILSKRLPPADLTPSQLRARSWWDGPDIVLLVDDWHMITAAGGLMPPMTPLGPLLPAAADIGLHLVVTCQMSQASRATMDKFVGTAHGSGSPTMFLSGEKQDFPSREIIVKKRPPGQAFFVTPDVKEVIQAAYVDPPDE from the coding sequence ATGAGCATCGATTCCGGACAGAAGGTGCTGCGCGAGGTCGTCCTCGAACAGCTGACCACCGCAGACAACCACGCCTACCGGATGTGGTTGCCGCCGTTGGCCGATCCGACGCCGGTCAACGAACTCGTCACACGTGATTACGACCGGCGGCCGCTGCGGGTGGGGCTGGGCATCATGGACGAGCCGCGGCGGCACCGCCAGGAGGTGTGGGGTGTCGACCTGACCACTGCGGCGGGCAACATCGCGATCGGCGGTGCCCCGCAGACGGGCAAGTCGACGCTGTTGCAGACGTTGATCCTGTCGGCCGCCGCATCGCACACACCGCGTCAGATCCAGTTCTACTGCGTCGACATGGGCGGCGGCGGACTGATGTACGTGGAGGACCTGCCCCACGTCGGCGGAGTCGCGACCCGGGCCGAACCGGACCGGGTGAACCGGGTGGTCGCCGAGGTCAAAGCCGTGCTGCGGCAGCGGGAACAGACTTTCAAGCAGTACCGCGTCGGGTCCGTCGCCGATTACCGCGCGATGCGGGAGGATCCGAGCCATCCGGCGTCGGCGGACCCGTTCGGTGATGTGTTCCTGGTGATCGACGGGTGGCCGGCGTTCGCCGCCGAGTTCGACGCGCTCGAGGCCGCAGTGCAGGATATCGCCGGGCAGGGACTCGCGTACGGCGTGCACACCGTGATCTCCACACCGCGCTGGACGGAGCTGCGCGCCCGCATCCGCGACTACCTCGGGACGAAGATCGAGTTCCGGCTCGGCGACGTCAACGAGACGCAGATCGACCGCATCACCCGCGAGATCCCGGTCAACCGGCCCGGGCGCGCGGTGTCGACGGAGAAGCACCATCTGATGATCGGGGTGCCGAGGCTCGACGGTGTGCACAGCGCCGAGGGGCTCGTGCCGGCGATGACCGCCGCGGTCAAGGAGATCGCGGCCCGCCACACCGATGAGGCGCCTCCGGTTCGGGTGCTGCCGAGTCGAATCCATCTGCGGGATCTCGACCAGAGTCCGCCCGGTCCCGACGCGGACTACCGCACGCGCTGGACGATCCCGGTCGGTCTGCGGGAGGCGGATCTGACGGTGGCGCACAACCACATGTACAGCACGCCGCACCAGTTGATCTTCGGCGCGCCGAAGTCGGGCAAGACGACGATCGCGCATGCGGTCGCGCGGGCGATCTGCGCGCGCAACAGCCCGAAGCAGGTGCGGTTCATGATCGCCGACTATCGGTCGGGCCTGTTGGAGGCGGTACCCGAGACGCATCTGCTGCCCGCCGGGGCGATCAACCGGAATCAGGGCACGCTCGAGGAGTCGATCAAGGCGCTCGCGATCATCCTGTCGAAGCGGCTTCCCCCCGCGGACCTGACGCCGTCGCAGCTGCGGGCACGGTCGTGGTGGGACGGGCCCGACATCGTTCTGCTGGTCGACGACTGGCACATGATCACCGCCGCAGGGGGGTTGATGCCGCCGATGACCCCGCTGGGCCCGCTGCTTCCCGCTGCCGCCGACATCGGTCTGCACCTCGTGGTGACGTGCCAGATGAGTCAGGCGAGCAGAGCCACCATGGACAAGTTCGTCGGGACCGCGCACGGGTCCGGCAGCCCGACGATGTTCCTGTCGGGGGAGAAGCAGGACTTCCCGTCGCGCGAGATCATCGTCAAGAAGAGACCGCCCGGTCAGGCGTTTTTCGTGACTCCTGATGTGAAGGAAGTGATTCAGGCGGCGTATGTGGATCCGCCCGATGAATAA
- a CDS encoding PE family protein, translated as MQPLNHNPAAAGIGGQVTANGARGLGVGTAATAEVSALAPAGVDEISAVAALSFASEGIQTLGINAMAQQEIARAGATVIEASVAYEATDAANGAKLI; from the coding sequence ATGCAACCGTTGAACCACAATCCCGCGGCCGCCGGAATCGGCGGCCAGGTCACCGCGAACGGTGCGCGCGGACTGGGCGTCGGGACTGCGGCGACCGCCGAAGTCAGCGCCCTCGCACCTGCCGGGGTCGACGAGATCTCAGCGGTCGCTGCGCTGAGCTTCGCCTCGGAGGGCATCCAGACACTGGGCATCAACGCGATGGCGCAGCAGGAGATCGCCCGCGCCGGGGCGACCGTCATCGAAGCGTCCGTCGCCTACGAGGCCACGGACGCCGCGAACGGCGCCAAGCTCATCTGA